In Anomaloglossus baeobatrachus isolate aAnoBae1 chromosome 3, aAnoBae1.hap1, whole genome shotgun sequence, one genomic interval encodes:
- the TCF21 gene encoding transcription factor 21, whose product MSTGSLSDGDDFQEVEMLDCHAMKLDSSKDFGISNDSNEESSACDNGSPKKGRGTTGKRRKTPRKKSPLTGVNHEGKQVQRNAANARERARMRVLSKAFSRLKTTLPWVPPDTKLSKLDTLRLASSYIAHLRQILANDKYENGYIHPVNLTWPFMVAGKPESDLKEVVGTSRLCGPTAS is encoded by the exons ATGTCTACGGGCTCTCTGAGTGATGGAGACGACTTCCAGGAGGTGGAAATGTTGGACTGTCATGCCATGAAACTGGATTCTAGCAAGGACTTTGGAATCTCTAATGACAGCAATGAGGAAAGTTCTGCCTGTGACAATGGCTCTCCTAAGAAAGGCAGAGGAACTACAGGGAAGAGGAGGAAAACCCCACGCAAGAAGAGTCCTCTGACTGGGGTCAATCATGAGGGAAAGCAGGTCCAGAGGAATGCGGCCAACGCCAGGGAGAGGGCCAGGATGAGGGTGCTCAGCAAAGCTTTCTCCAGGCTGAAGACCACCTTACCCTGGGTACCACCAGATACTAAACTGTCCAAGCTAGATACCCTGAGGCTGGCATCAAGCTATATAGCTCATCTAAGACAGATACTAGCCAATGACAAGTACGAGAATGGTTACATCCATCCTGTTAACCTG ACTTGGCCCTTTATGGTAGCTGGGAAGCCTGAAAGTGACCTAAAGGAGGTGGTGGGCACAAGTCGCCTGTGTGGCCCCACGGCATCATGA